The Fervidibacillus albus genome contains a region encoding:
- the rpe gene encoding ribulose-phosphate 3-epimerase, whose product MIKIAPSILSADFSKLAQEVKDVEQGGADYIHIDIMDGRFVPNITMGPIIVEAIRPVTSLPFDVHLMIEDPDRYIDDFVNAGADIISVHAEACTHLHRTVHLIKQRGLKAGVVLNPATPIEWIIDILPDVDLVLLMTVNPGFGGQKFIPNVLKKIRRIHELKEENGWTFEIEVDGGINEETAKLCVEAGANVLVAGSAVYRSKNRREAIQAIRGS is encoded by the coding sequence ATGATTAAAATCGCACCATCGATATTATCCGCCGATTTTTCTAAATTAGCCCAAGAAGTAAAAGATGTTGAACAAGGGGGAGCAGATTACATCCATATCGACATTATGGACGGTCGTTTTGTACCGAATATCACAATGGGGCCGATCATCGTAGAAGCGATTCGTCCCGTAACATCCCTTCCCTTCGACGTACATTTAATGATTGAAGATCCGGACCGATACATTGACGACTTTGTAAATGCCGGTGCTGACATCATTTCCGTTCATGCCGAAGCTTGTACCCATTTACATCGGACGGTTCATCTCATTAAACAACGTGGATTGAAAGCAGGAGTCGTCTTAAATCCGGCCACACCGATTGAATGGATTATCGACATTTTGCCCGATGTGGATTTAGTGTTATTGATGACGGTCAACCCTGGATTCGGTGGTCAAAAGTTCATCCCGAATGTTTTGAAAAAAATTCGTCGCATACACGAACTGAAAGAAGAAAACGGTTGGACCTTTGAAATTGAAGTCGATGGAGGAATTAATGAAGAAACGGCGAAATTGTGCGTCGAAGCCGGTGCCAACGTATTAGTCGCAGGTTCTGCCGTATATCGATCGAAAAACCGCCGAGAAGCGATTCAAGCGATTCGAGGCTCGTAA